GCAGGCCATCATCATGGCGATCATGACCCGCTGCCGCATCCCGCCCGACAATTGATGGGGGTACGAGCGGGCGATGATCTCGGGCTTCGGGAAGCCGACGCTGTGCAGCTGCCGGACGGCGATGGCGCGCGCCTCGTTTCTCGGAATGTCCCGGTGCCGGGTCAGCACCTCGACGATCTGCTCCCCGATTTTGAACAACGGATTAAGTCCGGTCATCGGCTCCTGAAAAATCATGGCGATCTTGTTGCCCCGCAAATCGGACATCCGATCTTCGTTCATCCGCACCAAATCGTCGCCGTCGAACAGCACCTCTCCGTCCACAATCCGCCCTTGAGCACCCGGAACGAGCCCCATGATCGACAAGGACGTCATGCTTTTGCCGCTGCCGGATTCGCCGACGATGCACAGCACTTTGCCGGGCTGCACCTCGAAATCGACGCCGTCGACGGCTTTAATGACCGATTTGCCGCTGTAAAAATACGTTTTCAGGTTGCGCACCTTAAGCACCGCTTCCATCACCATGCACCGCCTTGTCGAAAGGATGTGGAGTACCCGGCATTAACGCCGGTTCATGCGGACGCGACGGGGACGGCCGCTTGAAGGCTGGCCGAGGTCGCCTGGAACGCCATGAATCTCATATTGTAGAGCGCGCCCTCCAATACGTGCTGGGGCGAGGTCGTCGCCGTGCAGTCGCGGAGCAAAATGCTGTCGTACCCGAGAAAAGAAGCATCCTGTACGGTGCTCATGACGCATTGGTCCGTGTTGACGCCTGCGAAGAACAGCGTATTGATGCCGTTCGCGCGCAGAATTTGGTCAAGCACCGTTCCCGGAAACCCGCTGATCCGGTATTTGTCGACCCAATAATCGTGTTCCTCGTACGAGGCGGCCAGCTCATCGGCAAGCGCCGCCGACCAGGAATCCTTCACGAGTACGGGGCCGAGATCGTCCGGCAGCGGCTCGCCGATTCCCGGCCTGCCGTTCCTTTTCCAGGCATAGAGCAGGCTCGGCGGAAGGTTGGCCGTATCGGGCCGGTTCCCCCAGTTGACCCAAACGATTTTCGTGCCGAGCTGACGGCAGGCGCTCACGGCCGAAGCGATGGCGGGCACAAGCTTCAGGGCGCCGTCCGGGCGTTCGAGCTTGGGGGAGCAGAAATAGTTTTGCATATCGATAACGATCAGCGCCGACCGTTCCGGGTCGAACCTCAGCGTGCGGTTCTCTTCCATCGGGATCGTGACGGCATTGGCCGAGCCGCGGCTCACGTCGAAATGATCGCCCTCCACAATCCAATAATTCGATCCGTTACCGTACTTCATGGGCTGCCTCCATCTCCGCATTCGGTTGTTTTCGGGTCACGACGGCTGCCAGCAGGCTTTCGGAGCTTGCGGTAAACGTCCGGTTCCGCATGTTATACAAAGCCCCTTCGGCGGCGTAAGGAGGGGACGTCGTTGCGGTGCAGTCCTTCAGATGGACGTTGTCGTAGCCCAGGAAAGCCGCATCCAGCAGCGTAAACATGACGCATTGATCCAGATTGACGCCGGCGTAGAAAAGGGTGTTGATTCCGCTCGCGCGCAGCGTCTGGTCGAGGATCGTCCCGGGAAACCCGCTCGTGCGGTATTTCTCGATCACATAATCGGACTCGTCGCACGAATCCTTCAGCTCGTCGACGATGGCCGCTGACCAGGAATCCTTCACGAGCGCGAGGCCCATATCGCCCGGCAGCGGCCGCCCGATGTGGGTGGGCCCGTTCGCCCGCAAGGAATACAGCATATTGGGCGGAAGGTTGGCCGTATCGGGCCGGTTCCCCCAATTAACCCAGACGATCTTCATGCCGAGCCGCCGGCCGCTCTTCACCGCCGAGGCGATCGCGGGTACGAGCTTCAGCGTCCCGTCCGGGCGGTCCAGCAGCGGGGAGCAGAAAAAGTTCTGCATGTCGATAATGATCAGCGCCGACCGGGCGGGATCAAACTCCAGCGTGCCGCGCTGCTCGTCGAGCTCGATCGTAGCGGTCGACATGGCGCCGCGGCTGATATCGGCATGCGAGCCTTCGACAAGCCAATAATTGGCTCCGTTTCCGTATTTCACGGCTATCCCTCCCTATGGTATGGCGAACCTAACGCTTCAGCTGCCTTTGATCTTCGAATGCGGATCGAATTCGTCCCGGATGCCTTCGCCGAGCAGCGTAAACGCCAGCACCAGCAGGAAAATCGCAAGGCCCGGCGCAAACGAGATCCACGGCGCCTGCGTCAGAAACATCGAGCCGCTCTGCAGCATCTCGCCCCAGCTCGGGAACGGCGGCGGCGTCCCGAGACCGAGGTAGGACAGGCTGGCGACGACCATAATCGCATGGCCGATGTTCAGGTTGCAGGACACGATGAGCGGGGTCGCCGCATTGGGCAAAATGTGCACGAGCAGAATGCGCCAGTCGGGCACCCCGTGGCTTCGGGCCGCAAGCACGAATTCGCGGTCGCGGAGCGCCAGCACCTGGCCTCTTGTAATCCGGATAAACTGAGGCGCCATGATGATGGCCACGGCGAAGCAGGCGTTAATAAACGACGGGCCCCAAATAAAGGAGAGGGCCATCGTCAGCACCAGACCGGGGAACGCCAGCCCGGCATCGACGATGCGCATCAGCACCTCGTCGATCCAGCCCCCGTAGTAGCCGGCGATCAGGCCGAGCGGCACGCCGATCAGGATGGCGATCGCCACGATAATCATGCCGGAACCAAGCGATTCCTTGGCGCCCCAGACGACCCGGCTGAACACGTCGCGCCCGAGGTTATCGGTGCCGAACCAATGCGCCGCGCCCGGCGCCTTGAGCGCCGCGCTGAAATCGGTCGCGAAGGGCGAGTAAGGCGCGAACAGCGGCATGACGAGCGCGATGACGATGAAAACCAGCACCATCAGCAGGCCGGACACGATCAGCCGGTTGCGGACGATTTTGTTCAGCAGCACACGCTGCTTTCGCTTCACCTTCACACGGCCCATTTCAACTTCCGGTCTCGTTAAATCGATGGACATCGGCAATCAATCCCCCTTACGAATAGCGGATTCTGGGGTCCAACAACGCGAACAGCACGTCGACGATCAGGTTCGTCATCAGGATCGTCCCGCCCATAAACAGGACGCAGCCGTTCAGCACCGAATAATCGCGCTGCACGATCGAGTTGAACACGAGCTGGCCCATGCCGGGCAGCGAAAAAATCGATTCGACGATGACGGCTCCGCCGAGCAGCGAGCCCATCTGCAGCCCTATGATGGTAATGACGGGCAGCACCGCGTTGCGCAGCGCATGCCGCATCAGCACGGCTCTCCGGCGGATGCCTTTCGCCCTGGCGACCTGGATGTACACCTGGCTCAGCACCTCCAGCATTTCGCCCCGCAGCATCCGGGATTCCATGGCGGAGAGCGGGAGCGCCAGCGCGAACACCGGGATGATCATCCGGATCAGATTGCCGCCGACGCTTTCCGTCAGCGGCACCCAGCCGAGGGCCGGGAGCAGCCGAACGGTTACGGAGAGCAGGAAGACCAGAATAAGCGACAGCCAGAACGTCGGGACCGCGGCCCCGGCGAGCGCCAGCAGCCGGCCGGCATGGTCGATCCACGAGCCGGGTTTGTTGGCGGACAGGATGCCGAGCGGAAGCGAGATGCAGAGCGAGAGCAGAATCGCCAGCACGGCAAGCTCCAGCGTGACCGGAATCCGGGTGACGATCAGCTCCAGCACCGGCTGGCCGCCGAACAGCGAATTGCCGAAATCGCCGTGCATCGTATTTGATACGTAATGGAGAAACTGCACCGACAGCGGCTGATCGAGCCCCAGCTTCGCTTCCATCAGCTTCACGTTCTCCGGGCTCGCTTCGTCGCCCAGAATCGTGTAGGCCGGGTTGCCCGGCGTCAGGTGGATCAGGCTGAACGTAAAGACGATCAGGATCAGCGCGACCGGCACAAACGACAGCAGGCGGCGGACGATATAACTGGCCATGGCATGCTCCCTCCGTTAATGGCTGATTGACGTTTTGTAGAAGCGCAGCAGCTGGTCGGGATAAACCTCAAAGCCTTTCACTTTATTGCTCCATACGTCCAAAACCGGCTGAAAGCCCGTGAAAACGAACGGCGCGTCGTCGTTGATGATTTTGGACGCCTCGGTATAAATCTTTTTGCGCTCGTCGTTCGAGGACATTTCGCGCGCCTGCTGCAGCAGCTTATCGACTTGCGGGTTGCTGTATTTGCCGCGGTTGAAAGGCGCCCCCGTCACGGCGAAGGCGTAGCTGTTCTGGTCGGGATCGACCATGCCGCTCCAGCCGCCGCCGGCGACCTCGAAATCGCCGTCGATCGTCCTTTTCGTGATCGCGGAAGAATCGAGCGCTTCGATGTTCATCTTGATGCCCGCTTTGGCAAACTGGCTCTGGAACAGCTGACTCAGCTGCATGCTCTGCGGATCGTTGGCGCTCAGGAATGTAAAGGAGAAGCCGTTCGGCATGCCGGCGAGCTTGAGCTCTTCCTTGGCTTTGTCGATCGAATACTCGTATTTGACGCTCGGGTCGTTCGCCCAGCTTGCCGGAGAGAAGAACGAGTATCCGGGAACGAATTTGCCGAAATAAATAATCTGATTGATTTCATCGCGGTTGACGGCGTAGTTCATCGCGCGGCGAAGATGCACGTTCTGGAACAGCGGCTTGGCAAGATTCATGTAAATCCTCGAAAAACCGTACGAGGTGCCGCTGGTCATCGTAAACTGGTCCTTCATGCTTTCGACCTTCGGAATGTCCTGGAACGGAATCGAATCGACGATATCGACCTGCCCGGAGATGAGCGCGTTCAATTTCTGCGATTGGTTGACGATCGGGCGGAATTCGATTTCGTCCAGCAGCGGGTAGCCTTTGCGCCAATAGTTCGGGTTTTTCTTAATCGTCAAATGATCGTTCTTGTTCCACTCGACGAACTCGAACGGACCCGTGCCGACGGGGTGCATGTCGTACTGGTCGCCGTATTTCTTCCTTGCGGCGGGAGAGACGATCAGCCCGGTCCGGTCGCTGAGCGTGGCCAGAAACGGCGTGAACGGGGTTTTCAGCTTGACGACAAGCGTGTACGGATCGGGAGTCGAAAGGCTCGCGACCATATTAAGGTCCGTGCTCCGCGGCGAAGCGTTCTTCGGATCCATGATCCAGTTCCAGTTGTCGATGACGGCCTGGGCATTGAAATCGGTGCCGTCATGGAACTTGACCCCCTGCTCCAGCCGGAACGTATACGTCAAGCCGTCGTCGCTGACCGTCCAGCTTTTGGCCAGGCCGGGGACCAGCTTGCCGTCGGGCGTGGTCATAATGAGATCGTCGTAGATGTTGTTGTATAATTCTTCATCGATCAGAAGCGTGGATTTGGCCGGGTCCATCGTGCCGAAATCGGTGATGATTCCGACGCGCAGCTTGCCGCCTGCGGAGCCCTCGGAGGCCGAAGCTCCGTTAGTGGACGTACCGGAAG
This genomic window from Paenibacillus humicola contains:
- a CDS encoding ABC transporter permease, with product MSIDLTRPEVEMGRVKVKRKQRVLLNKIVRNRLIVSGLLMVLVFIVIALVMPLFAPYSPFATDFSAALKAPGAAHWFGTDNLGRDVFSRVVWGAKESLGSGMIIVAIAILIGVPLGLIAGYYGGWIDEVLMRIVDAGLAFPGLVLTMALSFIWGPSFINACFAVAIIMAPQFIRITRGQVLALRDREFVLAARSHGVPDWRILLVHILPNAATPLIVSCNLNIGHAIMVVASLSYLGLGTPPPFPSWGEMLQSGSMFLTQAPWISFAPGLAIFLLVLAFTLLGEGIRDEFDPHSKIKGS
- a CDS encoding ABC transporter substrate-binding protein, with amino-acid sequence MRETIIKRAAASLLTASIVIALLSGCGKSSDPAPAASGTSTNGASASEGSAGGKLRVGIITDFGTMDPAKSTLLIDEELYNNIYDDLIMTTPDGKLVPGLAKSWTVSDDGLTYTFRLEQGVKFHDGTDFNAQAVIDNWNWIMDPKNASPRSTDLNMVASLSTPDPYTLVVKLKTPFTPFLATLSDRTGLIVSPAARKKYGDQYDMHPVGTGPFEFVEWNKNDHLTIKKNPNYWRKGYPLLDEIEFRPIVNQSQKLNALISGQVDIVDSIPFQDIPKVESMKDQFTMTSGTSYGFSRIYMNLAKPLFQNVHLRRAMNYAVNRDEINQIIYFGKFVPGYSFFSPASWANDPSVKYEYSIDKAKEELKLAGMPNGFSFTFLSANDPQSMQLSQLFQSQFAKAGIKMNIEALDSSAITKRTIDGDFEVAGGGWSGMVDPDQNSYAFAVTGAPFNRGKYSNPQVDKLLQQAREMSSNDERKKIYTEASKIINDDAPFVFTGFQPVLDVWSNKVKGFEVYPDQLLRFYKTSISH
- a CDS encoding ABC transporter ATP-binding protein — translated: MEAVLKVRNLKTYFYSGKSVIKAVDGVDFEVQPGKVLCIVGESGSGKSMTSLSIMGLVPGAQGRIVDGEVLFDGDDLVRMNEDRMSDLRGNKIAMIFQEPMTGLNPLFKIGEQIVEVLTRHRDIPRNEARAIAVRQLHSVGFPKPEIIARSYPHQLSGGMRQRVMIAMMMACEPKLLIADEPTTALDVTIQAQVLDLMRGLKEEKGTSIIFITHDLGVVAEMADDMAVMYAGQIVESGPADIVFDNPLHPYTLALMGSIPSLNETNERLTAIPGTVPSAASFPPGCRFAERCQVARASCFQTMPELREIGPGHFVRCALISNP
- a CDS encoding cysteine hydrolase family protein; translated protein: MKYGNGSNYWIVEGDHFDVSRGSANAVTIPMEENRTLRFDPERSALIVIDMQNYFCSPKLERPDGALKLVPAIASAVSACRQLGTKIVWVNWGNRPDTANLPPSLLYAWKRNGRPGIGEPLPDDLGPVLVKDSWSAALADELAASYEEHDYWVDKYRISGFPGTVLDQILRANGINTLFFAGVNTDQCVMSTVQDASFLGYDSILLRDCTATTSPQHVLEGALYNMRFMAFQATSASLQAAVPVASA
- a CDS encoding ABC transporter permease; the encoded protein is MASYIVRRLLSFVPVALILIVFTFSLIHLTPGNPAYTILGDEASPENVKLMEAKLGLDQPLSVQFLHYVSNTMHGDFGNSLFGGQPVLELIVTRIPVTLELAVLAILLSLCISLPLGILSANKPGSWIDHAGRLLALAGAAVPTFWLSLILVFLLSVTVRLLPALGWVPLTESVGGNLIRMIIPVFALALPLSAMESRMLRGEMLEVLSQVYIQVARAKGIRRRAVLMRHALRNAVLPVITIIGLQMGSLLGGAVIVESIFSLPGMGQLVFNSIVQRDYSVLNGCVLFMGGTILMTNLIVDVLFALLDPRIRYS
- a CDS encoding cysteine hydrolase family protein, whose protein sequence is MKYGNGANYWLVEGSHADISRGAMSTATIELDEQRGTLEFDPARSALIIIDMQNFFCSPLLDRPDGTLKLVPAIASAVKSGRRLGMKIVWVNWGNRPDTANLPPNMLYSLRANGPTHIGRPLPGDMGLALVKDSWSAAIVDELKDSCDESDYVIEKYRTSGFPGTILDQTLRASGINTLFYAGVNLDQCVMFTLLDAAFLGYDNVHLKDCTATTSPPYAAEGALYNMRNRTFTASSESLLAAVVTRKQPNAEMEAAHEVR